In Salmo trutta chromosome 24, fSalTru1.1, whole genome shotgun sequence, the DNA window tatttaactaggtaaaaCCCCCACCCAGAATTACTTTCttgagaccagcttacctcagaagagagagccagggtttgaccatgcattcctctactgaactttaaccataccacgtggttaaacttttagactattgataccgacagaataataacaagtctttgatattaattactagtctgcagctagaaattcggtgtcattgaacgcgaagaTCGTCGAAACATCcatctataacgacattaatgaatgtcgctttgaaaaatccattctaaccgagagagagagagagagggaactctCCAACAGGACGAACCTTTCCAAcaaagatcacgacgacacactgagcgtaaatatatatattgattgcaattgtttccgaatgagtgagcgttcatgtgcaaaggattagcatatcaattggtAACAAGATTGATTATTTTTAAATGCTATTATTACTTAATCATAAAGTTGATCTGCTAGCTAACACAGAGGACGGATCTGTTTATGGCTATGCAGCTATGTTGGAGGCTCAGACACTGAGACAGCAGTGTAAGTAACTATTATTGTAAGTCTGATTAGGCCAAGGGAGTATTTTAAATGTGTAGCTAGTATATGTAGTATAAATTTTTTGATTAATTCTGGTATTTAAACAGCTGGATTGCTAAATGAGTtaccagtgtcgtgtctttggctatgccggattaattgatatgacatgctattctataaaatcctttctctgtaattaatattacctgattaagctaatcatgtaaatgtaattaactagaaagtcggggcaccacgaaagagtgtttatagagctgttatcttccgtaTAAACTCTTatagacctagtaatattttacatcaatagcagtcaacaagaggttacatttttgtcaagggcttatatagtggagggagagaagggtgtgtttcatagtttataaccaatgtctcttcacaggggcgggccactgtgagcagagctctaaccttatgaaaacccaattctctcatttggaagctaagattgcatttcatcttttcacaaatagtttcaaatttaaacatttaaattgcacaaaaattccatgtgaatctgataactagaatgtgtagactttccacgatacagtttgtcatcctattattaataagaatgtctcaggtgacaaccgaactgacatcatattcattaagtaccaacgcatattctccactggttggattaccgaaatatggttcctttccccccaccgcttcatgttcccagactctctatgtttaacaaaggctattcaagagtccttcagtagagtcaagggagagagggaagggagaaaggtatttatggggggggggtcataaaccttactcacaggccaacgtcatgacaccagttAGCTTGCTAACGTTCCTTAGCCTCAAACCCCAGCCATAGCTGCAGTGAACGGCGCCGTCTTGTGAAGTTTTTACAGGCCTACTTGAAAAAACATGTAAATTGTTCACTTTTACAGCCACTGAAACATGACATGGCTATGCTTTAAGACTAGCTACATAAAGGTGACTTAATATCGAGGACTACTGACGTCAAACATCTTTTTGTATTTGTAGGCAAAACAACAGCTGTCACGATtgccaccgacggtggcgccccctcctgctcgggtggcgctcggcggtcgtcgtcaccggcctattagctaccactgattcccttttttggttttccctttttttggttttgtgcacctgtgtttagtgtggttaattagcggggctatttatgttagctggtccgcttccgtgttgtgcgggattatttctaggttgacggttcatgttcgtgtcggcgctattttacgccgtgtgtactttctcccctgtgtttgggaatattttgtttcagtagtgagtgtacattaaatacgccactaccctgtgctcgctgcttcctgtgcctcattccttcaccacgactgccaatccgttacaacAGCTGAAGGTCTAAAACttcaggcaggctggctggctagctataaTTTCAATACTACATAGCCTTAGCTGTGCTAGCTCACGATTAGCATGAAAACATTTACAAAGCTCACATATTACTCATTTGACCTAGGACAACCCTGTAAAAACGATGCTAATATCTACAACATATCAGCTTTCTAACAGCACATATTACTTTTGAATACCATTTGAAATATTAATATTCCATCTAAGCCTATGATGTAGAAATGAACAACTTCAGACATAAACCAGGAATGTTAACGTTAGTACTATGGCACTGTTTGAACAGGAATCGCAGTTCCATGGTCTCTATTTTCATAAAACTGTCGTCTTGCAGAATGGAAACCATGCAGAGGAGCCTTGAGTGGGCTAGGGGGAGGCTGATAAATGTTTCTTCAGCAGATGACCTAACTGATCAAGTATCTCAGTTCATTCAGGAGATTCGTACCTCTGGCTAGCATGCACAACAATGTAAGCAGCATTGTAGTGGATGTGGCTGGGCTTACTGTTGAGCAATCAAACCAGGTAATGTGATAGGCCGTAGATTTCTTTCCAATCTTTGTTCTCCTGCTGCCCATTATATTCGTTTTTGGTCAACATTTCTATTTATGTCTTTAAAGTCCAATATTATAAAATGTTACTTGGCCACAATTTATGACAGTTACTATAATTTCAAAGTATTTTTGGAATGAGGGGGGGCGGGCGGTGTCACAATACATTAATAGCCTAAACACAGTGTTGTACAATTTTTTTCAGAGGCAATACAGGCAAGTGTGTGGCCTACAGCCTCCTGTGCCAGAACTGAAAGAAATTGCGGAATATGACTTCAGAGAGAAGTTGGAGAAGGTAAGTGACTTTATACTGTTGATGGATGTTATGTTACTGTTAATTTGCACTAAGTAAAACAAATAAAGTAGGGTTGTAGTTGTTCATGAATACTTTTCCACATGGATTTGGTTTCCTTTTGTTGGCAGTCAATCTTTTTAAGGGTAGTGATAATCAGTTTAGTGTTTTGCTAATTTGTCCCAAAACACTGTTATTTAACTATCTAAGACCCAGTTACCTTGCCGTGTTGTGCATGCCAACCAGGTGAGAATCACCAGAATTAACTGTGATTCTTGGTGAATCAGGTCTTCTCTGCTGCTTTATCAGCCTCCCCTTTGACCACTCCAAGCTCCTCTTCATGGTTCCCTTCTGAATGACACAATTGTGTGAAAATAAAGCGGAAGGAATGGGAACCGTATTCCTTTGAAGCAGTAGTATATAGTACTGTGTATATGCCTAAAGTTGTTATTTTACCCTAATACGCTTAGATGGAATGTAAATATTCCAAAAACAAAGTGAACGTGCACATTAAAGTTTAATCTGTTCGAAAGCTgaaatgttgttgatgttagcAAAGGTTTCACAAGGTTGTCACTGGCCAAATTTGCTTTATGTGAGCTTTTCAGTGTCTTCATGCTAATCGTGAGCTAGTGCAGCTAACGCTAGCATTGAAATGACAGCCAGTCAGGCTGAAGAAGTTGCCTACCTTCAGCTGTTGTTTTGCTATTACAAGGCTATGGGTTAAAAACATAACTCGATGTCCTGCttcagattttattttatttatttatttcacctttatttaaccaggtaggcaagttgagaacaagttctcagtaCTAGCCGAAAAGTCACATTTAGGTAGCTTTCTTCCTTTAGTCAATAATAAAGCAAAATACAGACAACATAGTTGTTGATTTTTGGACTATCAGGATTTTGAGCAGGATGTTTTTGGAGTACCTCCATTGTCTAATCTACGTATGCCTGGCCCTACATTCAAGCAACAATCTTGCTAGTATGTAATTTACCTCGATAGTATTAACATAGTTCAatagtcacaccctgatctgtttcatctgtctttgtgattgtctccacccccttccaggtgtcacccatcttccccattatcccctgtgtatttatttatacctgtgttctctgtttggctgttgccagttcgttttgttttgtcaaaCCTTCCAGCggttttccctctgttcctgtctctcgattgttcctgttttcccggtgttgaccatttctgcctgccctgactgagcctgcctgccgtcctgtacctttgcccctttGTTCCatatccagtgtgcgctctgaatgcttCGAGAGCGAAACTCTCTGAATTTAAGAATGGACATATTGACAACGTgctgaatttacgaacacccaGATTGCACTCTGAGTGGACTCTGGCAatccagactgaatttacgaacataCCAATGGTGGTGAGCTCGATGTGTCATGAGTTTGTGCTAAAAGCATTGTGCTTATTTATACATATTGTACATAGTTAATGAGAGACTAGGTTGGATGAGAGACATGGAAAAatgcaaagaaaaataaatatttaaagaaCAACAACCTGAGGTTCAAGGAGGACCTACGGGTATGTTCCATAACCAGTAGATGGTGGTACAGGCTTTCAAAGAGGTAACACACAGCCTATAAAAAGCCAGGAGTCTGCTAGTGGGGTGGAGACTAGACTCTCTCATCCATGATCCACCACATGACTCCTATAGCTGATGTGGCTTTCCTACTGGAGGACATTTTTCTGTCAGCATTACGGCAAGAAACAAATGTCTCGGCTACTTCAGCAGAGGAACTTacaatcatcaaaggttagtggcCTATTACGTTTACAGATGCATCAGTTCTGTTCCATTATTACTGACCAATGTAGAcccgtttgttattttgtgaaaAGGTTTGGGCTACATTGCAAAATGTTTATAGTCTTCAACATAGAGTTATGATTGCAGACCATTGATCGAATAAATTGCATCTCATTCAACATCATTTTACATTTGATATAGCTTAGCCTATATAACGGTCTTACGTAAACAATGAATAGGTCCTCATTAAACGCCAATCTCAAAATGCAATATAATTCTATAATTACATTTCCCCTATGACCCTAGAAATGAGAAGAGCAAAGCATGTTACTGAAGCTGTGCTGTGTGATTCTACTCATCATCCAGAGGGATACCGAAAGTAGGTTTCCAATTGATGTCATGTTTTTGTCTCTTTTTTTCTTATTGACACTAGGCAAGCAATAAAAATCCACCAAACACACAATCCCACCATTAAATTGTAGTTATGGTCCTTTTAGGGAACAATAAGACACACACATCAGCTCAGTATGTTACTATGTTTTTAACTCAGTATGTTAACCATGTTTTTAACTCAGTATGTTTACTATGTTTTTAACTCAGTGTGTTTACTATGTTTTTAACTCAGTAGTTTTGAGACATGCTAAACAGGCACAAGTATCTGGGAATGAATTAAATATTTTACTCTTGATTAAGTGTTAGAATAGAGTCAGGGCTTTTGGCTTATTATTCtactatatttttttaatttcacctttatttaaccaggtaagctagttgagaacaacttctcatttacaactgcgacctggccaagataaagtaaatcAGAGCGACacaaacagcacagagttacacatggaataaaaaagcgtacagtcaataacacaaaaaaagaaagtctatatacagtgtgtgcaaatggtgtgaggtggtaaggcaataaataggccatagtagcaaagtaattacaatttagcagattaacactggagtgataggtgagcagatgatgatgtgcaagtagtaaaactggtgtgcaaaagagcagaaaagttaaaaacaacaatatggggatgaggttggtagattgggtgggttatttacaaatggactatgtacagctgcagcgattggttagctgctcagatagctgatgtttacaGTTAGTGAGGAAAATGTAAGTCTcgagcttcagcgatttttgatattcgttccagtcattggcagcagagaactggaaggaaaggtgtccaaacgaggtgttggctttggggatgacctgtgagatatacctgctggagcgcatgctacgggtgggagttgttatcgtgaccaatgagctgagataaggaggagctttacctagcgtagacttatagatgacctggagccagtgggtctggcgacaaatttgtagcgagggccagccgacaagagcatacaggtcgctgtggtggggggtataaggggctttggtaacaaaacagatggcactgtgatagactgcatccagtttgctgagtagagtattggaagctattttgtagatgacatcgccgaagtcgaggatcggtaggatagtcagttttactcgggtaagtttggcggcgtgagtgaaggaggctttgttgcgaaatagaaagccgattctagatttgattttggattggtgatgtttgatatgagtctggaaggagagtttacagtctagccagacacctaggtatttgtagttgtccacgtattctaggtcagaaccgtccagagtagtgatgctagtcgggcgggcgagtgcgggcagcgaacggttgataagcatgcatttggttttactagcgtttaagaggagttggaggccacggaaggagtgttgtatggcattgaagtttgtttggaggttagttaacacagcgtccaaagaagggccagatgtatacagaatggtgttgtctgcgtagaggtggatcaggggatcacctgcagcaagagcaacatcgttgatatatacagagaaaagagtcggcccgagaattgaaccctgtggtacccccatagagactgccagaggtccggacaacaggccctccgatttggcaCACTGAACTCTAATAACATATTCACTAAGTAGTTTCGGCCTAGACTGGACCCAGATCAGTATGTGCTTTGGCCATCTCCTCTGACTATGGCTACCCAAATGTGGTTAGGGTCAAAGATTGAGCAATTGgcacattttgtttttgcaaTAGCCACATTTCAGCATCAATAGGATATCATAGTTCATAAGCACAGCTAAATACTAATAATGGTCTTGTCTATGTGTTTAGGTAATCTCTCTGTTTATTAGCGTTCATAAGCATCTATTCTACAGGTATCTTTTGGACTGTATTTTTGGCTTGTGTTTTCTTTTTAGGTACACAGGTGATTGGAGGACGCAGGACTGTGGTACAGGGGGAGGATGTGGACTTATCCTGCAGACTGATAGAGACAACCGAGGATCTCGAACAGATAACATGGCAGAAAAGTACTTTGGAAGAAACACCAAACCATAATTTTATGCTGATTTATCCCAATGGGGTTACTAAGTTTATTGCACCAAATGGATTGAGTGGTAGAGTCCAGTTTATAGGGAACCCATCAGAAAACCTTGGATCTATTCGAATAACagctgtgacgaccctcccactctgtctgccatattctctctctttgttcttgtttccttattaggatgccggtgcaCGGAgtttggaagggtcgtcagctaaatgggaagcacctgggctcgggtgtgtcccagcaTAAAGAGACCTCTTCCctagtcattggggagactctctccatgcagacaccttgttgtttttggatGTGCTAGttgtggtatctaataaatatatatttttgatactccttgtctccacgttgtctcccttttgttgcgaactcagagccggttcgtaacaagtgggagctcgtccgggatcttgaacttgtgtttaggagaaaacatggaggtatgttaaattctgtaggtgctttgtttgcatatttgttagtttgagtttggtgctcagtactggttgcctttggtttgtgtgctgtgttggagagagtacattggttggtttccaggcccctgcccagcctggaaacgcttgttctacttgctgttgggacattggtctgaggaggtgagcgcaatcagctgtgtacctcagtgggagatttggatagggtagtaaaccttactacccggagctatagcctttttcccctgataggcttagtgacgtgtttcattttggaatatgttgggctttgttaatgtttgttatttttgtgtggtgtctgtggactgagcagttgtctcgggggcacatccgtggcttggtggaatctaccagcgtgctggggggttacttccttgccagtgggctacagtgcataattacccaccgcaaatctgcatgaagactagggttgagttattgtaggttttggggaagctccatttctcatctcttttctgtggcgcccggtgtgattgtatattctcttgttgtggtctggtgtgctcagcatgaaccgttggagtggctatgaaccgttggagtggctatgaaccgttggagtggctatgaaccgttggagtggctatgaaccgttggagtggctatgaaccgttggagtggctatgaaccgttggagtggctatgaaccgttgggagatgtTGTTTGTAGCTGATGCGGTCtcgtgtgccctgttcctgagtgttatgtgactgaccattgtttggttttgtcatgttctaactttcctgtctgttccctcctggtcttgtgttcttctttcctcttaaatgttgcttcctgtgcgcaaaggttgctgaggtctggggagaaggaggttggctggggcaagtggaaggtgaacatgtaacccctcatcaatttgggacgcagaggcttgtgtcaatttgggacgcagaggcttgtgtcaatttgggacgcagaggcttgtgtcaatttgggacgcagaggcttgtgtcaatttgggtgTGTTTCAGGATAAAGAGACCTCTTCCctagtcattggggagactctctccatgcagacaccttgttgtttttggatGTGCTAGttgtggtatctaataaatatatatttttgatactccttgtctctacgttgtctcccttttgttgcgaactcagagccggttcgtaacacagCTGTCAGACTGTTGGATGAAGGCAACTTCACATGTATCTTCAGTGTTTTCCCCAGTGGAGCATACAATACAGAGATACCTCTGACTGTGCTTGGTAAGAACTCTTCCTTCACTTTATGCATCACTGTTTCTACTTTTGACAGTGTAGAAAGACTGCATATGATAATCAATACTAGAAAGCTAAAAAGTTGTTAAGTGAAGCAAGACCAGAAACCTCATTTATAGGTTTTTCCTTACTACAGAAAATCCATTTTctctacacttagaaaaaagaGTTTCCAGAGGGATATGATCgatctacagtggcttgcaaaagttttcaccccccgtggcatttttcctattttgttgccttacaacctggaattaaaatggattttgggggggtttgtatcatttgatttacacaacatgcctaccactttgaagatgcaaaatattttttttgtgtgaaacaaacaaataagacaaaacaaCTGATAACTTTGGCGTGCATAactaatcaccccccccccccaaagtcaatactttgtggagccaccttttgcagcaattacagctgcaagtttattggggtatgtctctacgagcttggcacatctagccactgggatgctTGCCCAATCTtgaaggcaaaactgctccagctccttcaagttggatgggttccgctggtgtacagcaatcttgaagtcataccacagattctcaattggattgaggtctgggctttgactaggccattccaagacatttaaatgtttccccttaagccaatcgagtgttgctttagcagtatgcttagggtcattgtcctgctggaaggtgaacctctgccccagtctcaaatctctggaagactgaaacaggtttccctcaaaaatttccctgtatttagtgctaTCCATTATTCCTtcaaattctgaccagtttcccagtccctgccaatgaaaaacatccctacaggctgatgctgccaccaccatgcttcattgtggggatggtgttctcggggtgatgtgttgggtttgcgccagacatagcgttttccttgatggccaaaaagttacattttaaactcatctgaccagagtacctttttccatatgtttggggagtctcccacatgccttttggcaaacaacaaacgtgttttttttctttaacctctctagggcaggtggcaccaaatcgtcccacctacgtaacagccagttgaatcctgtggcgcgattttcaaataccttagaaatgctattacttcaatttctgaaacatatgactattttacagcattttaaagacaagacgctcgttaatttaaccacactgtccgatttcaaaaaggctttacaacgaaagcaaaacattagattatgtcagcagagtacccagccagaaataatcagacacccatttttcaagctagcatataatgtcacaaaaacccagaagacagctaaatgcagcactaacctttgatgatcttcatcagatgacacacctaggacattatgttatacaatacacgcatgttttgttcaatcaagttcatatttatatcaaaagatgaatttactaaattactcacgataaacgttcacaaaaagcataacaattattttaagaattatagatacagaactcctctatgcactcgatgtccgattttaaaatagcttttcggtgaaagcacattttgcaatattctaagtagatagcccggcatcacagggctagctatttagacacccaccaagtttagccttcaacaaagtcagatttactattagaaaagtttgattacctttcctgttcttcgtcagaatgcactcccaggacttctacttcaataacaaatgtaggtttggtccaaaataatccatagttatgttccatcagcggcgttttgttcgtgcattcaagaaactatcccaatggtaaataacggtcatgcgcacgacacatttcgtgacaaaagatttctaaatatttcattaccgtacttcgaagcatgtcaaccactgtttaaaatcaatttatgccatttttctcgtaaaaaagcgataatattccgaccgggaatctgcaattaggtaaacagccgaaagaaaatacagcacggggtcgaatcgggcacgcgcctaattcctttgtcctcttatcggccacttggcaaatgccctaatgtgtttcagcctggggctgcctcgtcatcgttcaactttttcccgggctctgagagcctatggaagccgtaggaagtgtcacgttacagctaagatcccctctcttcaataaacagagacaagaagaacgactccttgtcagacaggccacttcctgcatgaaaccttctcaggttttggcctgccatatgagttctgttatactcacagacaccattcaaacagttttagaaactttagggtgttttctatccaaagccaataattatatgcatattctagtttctgggcaggagtagtaaccagattaaatcgggtacgttttttatccggccgtgtaaatactgccccctagccctaacaggttaagtaatggattttttctggccactcttctgtaaagcccagctctgtggagtgtactgctttaagtggtcctatggacagatactccaatctccacaaAGCTCCACATCTCCTTCagagttatctttggtctctttgttgcctctctg includes these proteins:
- the LOC115161174 gene encoding nectin-2-like — encoded protein: MLLKLCCVILLIIQRDTESTQVIGGRRTVVQGEDVDLSCRLIETTEDLEQITWQKSTLEETPNHNFMLIYPNGVTKFIAPNGLSGRVQFIGNPSENLGSIRITAPVRNTAVRLLDEGNFTCIFSVFPSGAYNTEIPLTVLGKNSSFTLCITVSTFDSVERLHMIINTRKLKSC